In the genome of Triticum urartu cultivar G1812 chromosome 5, Tu2.1, whole genome shotgun sequence, one region contains:
- the LOC125508102 gene encoding UNC93-like protein 3 isoform X2, with translation MDTRRDDEEEAAAPLLAAPAPRSHAADVHVLSAAFVCLFSAYSAAQNLQSTVNDEGDLGTVSMGVLYTSFTLFAVAASPVVRWLGASRALVIGTSGYLLFILANLVPTWYTMVPASLYLGFTASIIWVGQGTYLTSAALSHARDNNLPDGPTLGSFNGEFWGVFASTQVIGNLISLALLRNGKDGGSVTGKNLLFVVFLGCMIIGIVLMCLLSKRDEKRDNASTHSSFGSMLKYIVAPLKDRRMILLIPLIAYSGLQQAFVWAVFTKSIVTPVLGISGVGGAMAIYGASDVVCSLVAGRFTSGLHSATFIVSVGAIVQAVVLFWLLLFYSPMEGLLGAAIPLFIGALWGVGDGVLNTQLSALLGLLFEDVKEAAFAQLKVWQSGAIAVIFFLSPSITLQAMLILMATSLVISFGLFLLLTLVVEKPSSIRA, from the exons ATGGACACCCGccgcgacgacgaggaggaggcggcggcgccgcTCCTGGCCGCGCCCGCTCCGAGGAGCCACGCCGCCGACGTGCACGTCCTCTCCGCCGCGTTCGTGTGCTTGTTCTCCGCCTACAGCGCCGCCCAGAACCTCCAGAGCACCGTCAACGAC GAGGGCGACCTGGGCACCGTCTCCATGGGGGTGCTTTACACCTCCTTCACGCTCTTCGCGGTCGCGGCGTCGCCTGTGGTCAGGTGGCTGGGCGCCAGCCGCGCGCTCGTCATCGGCACCAGCGGCTATCTGCTCTTCATCCTCGCCAACCTGGTCCCGACATG GTACACAATGGTACCAGCTTCACTGTACCTGGGTTTTACCGCATCAATCATTTGGGTTGGGCAG GGCACATATCTTACTTCTGCTGCCCTCAGTCATGCAAGAGACAACAATTTGCCCGACGGTCCAACTTTAGGAAGCTTTAATGGAGAATTCTGGGGTGTGTTCGCTAGCACACAG GTCATTGGGAATTTGATCTCACTTGCTCTACTGAGAAATGGAAAG GATGGAGGAAGTGTAACAGGAAAAAATCTGCTGTTTGTTGTGTTCCTTGGATGCATGATTATCGGCATTGTATTGATGTGTTTACTGTCCAAAAGGGATGAGAAACGAGATAATGCTTCGACACACTCCTCATTTGGATCTATGTTGAAGTATATTGTTGCCCCTCTCAAGGACCGTAGGATGATTCTTCTGATCCCTCTTATCGCATATTCAGGTTTACAGCAGGCATTTGTATG GGCTGTATTCACAAAGAGTATTGTGACACCTGTGCTTGGCATATCTGGAGTTGGTGGCGCCATGGCAATTTATGGCGCATCTGATGTAGTT TGTTCATTGGTTGCTGGACGTTTTACCTCTGGGCTTCATTCAGCTACATTTATAGTGTCAGTTGGAGCTATCGTTCAGGCTGTGGTCCTGTTCTGGTTGCTTCTTTTTTACAG TCCAATGGAGGGGCTACTTGGTGCAGCGattccactatttataggtgccTTATGGGGTGTTGGTGACGGAGTCTTGAACACACAGTTAAGCGCATTACTTGGATTGCTGTTCGAGGATGTCAAG GAAGCAGCTTTTGCACAGTTGAAGGTTTGGCAATCAGGTGCCATCGCAGTCATCTTCTTCTTGAGCCCAAGCATCACACTACAAGCAATGCTTATCTTGATGGCCACATCACTCGTCATCTCCTTTGGCTTGTTCCTGTTACTTACCCTTGTTGTCGAGAAGCCATCAAGCATCAGAGCATGA
- the LOC125508100 gene encoding uncharacterized protein LOC125508100 → MYQNLISSSWIIHRMESKTDVLAQSSACPQINLNCLSAFATISCPLMMPSVCKWDRSSTPHPMGLSLKKIQSILNMKQSMDNDFSTLLCVFWHVTRKYCLQTIQYTTWIYNFVPCCGIQHEIKSFCDKETIQKLATLFDSWHGIDNNIYYRATWDLSGFYVFHFMLWWNGKDLVQPVCADGYELRKRFLLYLLKHHANEAKDNLPDIVREFLKRIK, encoded by the exons ATGTATCAAAATCTGATCTCGAGCTCCTGGATAATCCACCGGATGGAGTCAAAGACAGATGTCCTAGCCCAATCCTCGGCATGCCCACAGATCAATTTGAATTGCTTGTCGGCCTTTGCAACTATATCATGTCCATTGATGATGCCAAGTGTTTGCA AATGGGACCGAAGCTCGACACCCCATCCAATGGGCTTAAGTCTCAAAAAAATTCAAAGCATACTTAACATGAAGCAGTCTATGGACAATGATTTTTCAACATTGCTGTGCGTATTCTGGCATGTGACGAGGAAGTATTGTTTACAGACCATCCAATACACTACATGGATCTACAATTTTGT TCCATGCTGTGGGATTCAACACGAGATCAAAAGTTTTTGCGATAAGGAAACTATTCAGAAGTTGGCAACTTTGTTTGATAGCTGGCATGGGATAGACAACAACATATATTATCGTGCAACATG GGATTTGTCAGGTTTTTATGTCTTTCATTTTATGCTCTGGTGGAACGGTAAAGACCTTGTGCAACCAGTTTGTGCG GATGGATATGAGTTGAGGAAGCGGTTTTTATTATACTTGCTCAAACATCATGCGAATGAAGCTAAAGACAACTTGCCTGATATTGTGCGAGAATTTCTTAAGCGCATCAAGTAG
- the LOC125508102 gene encoding UNC93-like protein 3 isoform X1 has protein sequence MDSTATGPELAASHDDEEAAPLVSGAGDGRCGAGDGRRGAGTASQTRDLHLLSLAFFFVFLAYHAAQNLQSTVNTDGNLGSISLGLLYTSFTAFSVVGSPVVRAMGSRRALVLGTSGYLLFIAANLAPSWYTMVPASLYLGFTASIIWVGQGTYLTSAALSHARDNNLPDGPTLGSFNGEFWGVFASTQVIGNLISLALLRNGKDGGSVTGKNLLFVVFLGCMIIGIVLMCLLSKRDEKRDNASTHSSFGSMLKYIVAPLKDRRMILLIPLIAYSGLQQAFVWAVFTKSIVTPVLGISGVGGAMAIYGASDVVCSLVAGRFTSGLHSATFIVSVGAIVQAVVLFWLLLFYSPMEGLLGAAIPLFIGALWGVGDGVLNTQLSALLGLLFEDVKEAAFAQLKVWQSGAIAVIFFLSPSITLQAMLILMATSLVISFGLFLLLTLVVEKPSSIRA, from the exons ATGGACTCCACAGCGACCGGACCCGAGCTCGCGGCGTCCCACGACGACGAGGAGGCGGCTCCCCTCGTCTCCGGCGCCGGCGACGGCCGCTGCGGCGCAGGCGACGGCCGCCGCGGCGCAGGCACAGCGTCGCAGACCCGCGACCTGCACCTCCTCAGCCTGgccttcttcttcgtcttcctcgcctACCACGCCGCCCAGAACCTCCAGAGCACCGTCAACACG GACGGCAATTTGGGTTCGATATCGCTGGGCTTGCTGTACACGTCGTTCACGGCGTTCTCGGTCGTGGGTTCGCCGGTGGTGCGAGCGATGGGGTCCAGGCGGGCGCTCGTGCTCGGCACCTCCGGCTACCTCCTCTTCATCGCCGCCAACCTCGCCCCCTCCTG GTACACAATGGTACCAGCTTCACTGTACCTGGGTTTTACCGCATCAATCATTTGGGTTGGGCAG GGCACATATCTTACTTCTGCTGCCCTCAGTCATGCAAGAGACAACAATTTGCCCGACGGTCCAACTTTAGGAAGCTTTAATGGAGAATTCTGGGGTGTGTTCGCTAGCACACAG GTCATTGGGAATTTGATCTCACTTGCTCTACTGAGAAATGGAAAG GATGGAGGAAGTGTAACAGGAAAAAATCTGCTGTTTGTTGTGTTCCTTGGATGCATGATTATCGGCATTGTATTGATGTGTTTACTGTCCAAAAGGGATGAGAAACGAGATAATGCTTCGACACACTCCTCATTTGGATCTATGTTGAAGTATATTGTTGCCCCTCTCAAGGACCGTAGGATGATTCTTCTGATCCCTCTTATCGCATATTCAGGTTTACAGCAGGCATTTGTATG GGCTGTATTCACAAAGAGTATTGTGACACCTGTGCTTGGCATATCTGGAGTTGGTGGCGCCATGGCAATTTATGGCGCATCTGATGTAGTT TGTTCATTGGTTGCTGGACGTTTTACCTCTGGGCTTCATTCAGCTACATTTATAGTGTCAGTTGGAGCTATCGTTCAGGCTGTGGTCCTGTTCTGGTTGCTTCTTTTTTACAG TCCAATGGAGGGGCTACTTGGTGCAGCGattccactatttataggtgccTTATGGGGTGTTGGTGACGGAGTCTTGAACACACAGTTAAGCGCATTACTTGGATTGCTGTTCGAGGATGTCAAG GAAGCAGCTTTTGCACAGTTGAAGGTTTGGCAATCAGGTGCCATCGCAGTCATCTTCTTCTTGAGCCCAAGCATCACACTACAAGCAATGCTTATCTTGATGGCCACATCACTCGTCATCTCCTTTGGCTTGTTCCTGTTACTTACCCTTGTTGTCGAGAAGCCATCAAGCATCAGAGCATGA
- the LOC125508101 gene encoding eukaryotic initiation factor 4A-III homolog B-like, translated as MSIQQCAVTSPPDPAVVKGVSIQQRAVIPIITVHGVIAQAQSGAGKTSMISLFVCQVIETNVHEKDAHKRKTDEPSQVT; from the exons ATGTCCATCCAGCAGTGCGCCGTCACCTCCCCTCCAGATCCAGCCGTCGTCAAGGGCGTATCCATCCAGCAGCGCGCCGTCATCCCAATCATCACCGTCCACGGCGTCATCGCCCAGGCCCAGTCAGGGGCCGGCAAGACCTCCATGATCTCCCTCTTCGTCTGCCAGGTCATTGAGACCAACGTCCACGA AAAAGATGCACACAAAAGAAAGACAGATGAACCATCACAAGTCACATAA